The window TTCAACCCCATGACTTCGGGTTTAAAATCAAAGATCTGGAAATTCACCCGCCAATCAGGGGGATTTTATAATGGCCGATCAATTATTTTAACAGACAGGTTGTAAATTCTTTAAAAAACTGCAAGTCGAACTTTCCTGCCAGAACTTCTTTTTTCATAAGGTTCAATGTGTCATAGGGCTTTTTTGCCTTACGAAAGGCTTTATTCCTGAACGTTAAAGCCTCAAAGGAGTCGATGAACCCGATGGCCTGACTCTGCCAGCAGATGATATTGGTTCCCGTAGGGTATCCGCTTTTATCCAGCCGCTCATGATGCTCCAATGCCACATTTGCCACAGCAATATTAAAATCCGTGTGCATGATGAGCATATCATGGCCCAGTTCAGGATGGTTTTTATATTGTTCAAACTGGCTCTGGCTTAACCGTTCTCTTGTTTTAAGTATACCATGGTCTAAAAATGCAGTGCCCATGTCGTGGAGAAGACCACACAGTCCTAAAATCCGAGTCTCTTTTTCCGGCAGACGTTGACAGAAACAATAGGCCAGGGCCAGGGCCATGACATTAATGGAATGCTCAACAATGGCCAGTTCTGTGTCTATGTGCTCTTCGGCCAACTCTTTCATGAACTTATAATTACGTTTGGCACCCCGGATGATGATATCAATGGTGTCGTTAAGTGCCATTGCCGCTTTTTTCTGTTCGGGAAGCAACACTTCGTACATGATCTGACAAATCACGGTTTTCAGCCGGAAAATATTGGGGGAATCAAACTGTCTTTCCAGTTCATAGTTCAGCCCTTTGGTGATTTGTGCAACAGCTTTACCCAGATTGTCTTTATGAACAAACAGCCTGGGCAGTCCATCTGTTGTCGAAAGATCTCTGCTTTCATGTTTAAACGGCGTGAGTTTGTTACCCTCACCCTGGTAATAAAGGGGAATAGCCTTTAAAAATTGGAGGTTTGATTCTCTGATTTTAAAAAAATCCGCCATGAGATGCTATATTCCAATGGTAACAATTTGAAAATGATTATGAACTTATGGGAATTCTCTGTACTCTAAAGTATTAGTTCCGGAATGTCAAACACTCCCGATGGACACGCTTCTTGACTTTGGTACAGGTGCATCTTATATCTGAACAATATTTCAAACTTTACTCTTTCTTTACAATCAGGCTGTGGAGCTTAACCAATGAAAATTCACCAAATAATAGTTGTGCTGGGCACAGTACTTTTAAGCATGGCAACCTTTCCGGAAAAAGCCCTGCCCCATTGTCTTCAACCCCTTGAAAACGGAGACATAGACTGGACTGTCGGCCTTGTGACGGCCACAGGCCATGCAGATCCTGAAATCAATGCCGAAGGCAAAGCTGTGCCCATGCCGGGGTCTGCCAGAGCGAATGCAGTTCGAAACCTGATCGACATACTTAAACAGATGAAAATTTCCGGTGATCTGACAGTTGGAGAATACGCGTCAAACCAGGATGCCATTCTTTCCGGAATTGAGAAAATTGCCCAGGATGCCAGGATTGTCCGTCAACGGTATACATCGGGTCTGGATGTGGAAATCCAGATACAAACCCCGATCTGTGGCGGGTTTCTTCAGCTGGTGCTCCCGGACCACATCCGGCAGATTCCTAAAATCAGCGAACTGAGGCAGGGTCCGGCCAGCCCGGTTCACGATACAGCCGCGGACGTTGGCGGAACAAAACCATACACAGGACTGATTGTAGATGCCAGGACATTGAATCTTGATCCCGTGCTTTATCCCACCATTGTCAGTGAACAGGGAAAAGAAATATACTCATCTGTTTTCGTAAGTCGGGAATTTGCCGTTCAATACGGAGTCGTCACCTATTTATGCGACATGGACCAGGCCCTTGACTCTGACAGGGCCG is drawn from uncultured Desulfobacter sp. and contains these coding sequences:
- a CDS encoding HD domain-containing phosphohydrolase, which gives rise to MADFFKIRESNLQFLKAIPLYYQGEGNKLTPFKHESRDLSTTDGLPRLFVHKDNLGKAVAQITKGLNYELERQFDSPNIFRLKTVICQIMYEVLLPEQKKAAMALNDTIDIIIRGAKRNYKFMKELAEEHIDTELAIVEHSINVMALALAYCFCQRLPEKETRILGLCGLLHDMGTAFLDHGILKTRERLSQSQFEQYKNHPELGHDMLIMHTDFNIAVANVALEHHERLDKSGYPTGTNIICWQSQAIGFIDSFEALTFRNKAFRKAKKPYDTLNLMKKEVLAGKFDLQFFKEFTTCLLK